CTAGAGCCCTCTGTGACCCGCCTCAGTCACCAACTTCAGTTGAACACATAAAACATTAGAAACGGGGAGATGAAAAGAATGGAGCACATCAAAGAACAAGCGAGGCGAAAAGATGAAAAAGAAGACAGAATGGGTTGTTGgcctggatggatggaggaatgaatggatgatggtgtgggggtgtcggagagagagaacagcagtgGAGAACAGAGTGTCATTGTACTTGAACACCAGGCactgggagacacacacacacacacacacacaaacacggctacacacactgtcacacacgcttacacagacacactgacagacacacaagcGTATGCTTCTACCCACTGCCACACAGACTTGCACTAGCTGGCATCTCAGAGGGCAGCCCTCTCtccagtcctgtcctgtcctgggtGTTGAAGCTATCTGGATGTTGAAGCTCTTCGCCCCTCTGCAGAAGCCAACCTGACCTCTCAGGTCCTCGTTCGTACCTGTGGACTGAGCTGAACCTTCCAAGACCTCTGTCCCTGcctccccctgaaccagccaACCGGTTACCTACATCCACCTCTGACCTATACAACCACAGCTCCACAGGACTGCTGAAGAACACGCTGCTTCTCCAACGACTgcttggaagaggagaggagatccaTCACACTCCATCTGAGGTGACTAATGTACTCTAATGTATTGTTTGTGTATTGAAAATACTACGGCGTTAGTACAGTCAACAAAAACATTTTGGTATTGAAACCTTCCACCTCAAGGTAAAGAAGGTGCATTCCGTAGCTTGTTGGACCTGTCTGTGTCAGGATCTCACTGTCTATTATACTAATGTGTTTATTCTCTTTTAGGATCTCACTGTCTATTATACTAATGTGTTTATTCTCTTTTAGGATCTCATTGTCTATTATACTAATCTGCTTATTCTCTTTTAGGATCTCACTGTTATACTAATGTGTTTATTCTCTTTTAGGATCTCACTGTCTATTACACTAATGTGTTTATTCTCTTTTAGGATTTCACTGTCTATTATACTAATGTGTTTCTTGTCTTTTATCATTAGTATGATACTGtaatttataaactgggtggttcaagccctgaatgttgattggctgagaGCCGTGGTgtaccgtataccacgggtacgacaaatcatttatttttactgctctatttacgttggtaaccagtttataatggcaataaggcacctcgggggtgtGTGGCATATAGTCAATATACCATGACTAAGGGCTGtaatccaggcactctgcgttgtgtcgtgcttaagaacagcccttagctgtggtatattggccatataccacacccccccaggccttattgcttaagtatctGATGcctattctttttttttaaacaatgtggCATGAAACTAGAGAGGGGAAACTAAAGATAAAGGTCCATCCCCTGTTAGACAATATGTTAATCATAGTCTTATTTcatcatcccactgggcacagacgtcagttcaatgtcaagtttggatttacatttggttgagttgtcaactaaccgTGAATTCAACTTGAAATGAACAACAGAACCCATGTCATTGGGTTTGGGTTAAAAgttaggtgaaataaaaacatttgatccgataagttttccacattgattcaacgtcatcacgtaGATTTTTTGTGGCAACAACGATGATTCAACCAATTTTTGCCCAGCGGGTTAACCTCTATCAATTTTGCCGATACAAGTAGTGATTGATCCATCTATTGTATCTGTCCAGCTGTTATTTCTCCCTGTGTAATTAAGGCAGTCCAGAACAGAGTTAAACCGAGCTGGGTCCTCAGTCAACAGAGCCTGGGCCCACTGTACCAGTCCTGTATGAAAGCCCTGCTGTGTTCCGATCCTCCTCATGTTTTTCTGAGATAACCCAGTGTTCAGGCCAGGCAGGCGTAGCAGCTCGTAGCTCCAACACCCACAGCAGCACAGTCAATGGAAAccgttctctctctgctccttcggGTCCACACTGGAATCCAGTCACTCTCAGGCCCTCCCCCCTGCCTGTTTACAAATAGTTATGATAAACATTAGTTACAGTAGCTAAACACTGGGATTATTTTGACTTTTAAGTGTTTATGAATGCTATGCTAATCTGTGTAGGATTCAATAGACTGGGTGAATGGTACTTATGactgacaacacagctcttagctccctcagtagatgccTACTGGATAACTTTTATTTGTATTGCATTTAATCTTATTAGGAAtttatcttattaacactttgttctagctagctatttgtgtaggtagctatcaagtaaacacAATGATTCATGATAGGATTTGCTATTATTCTGGTGGTTTAGAAGTTCATTTGCATAAGTGCAGTTCAGAAATGTCCTCAACTGGATCACTATACTAACCACTGCTTTTATTTCATCTGGTTGTTAGGACGTTTGTTCTCGTCTGTCCCCAGTTGGTCTCCGCATCaaccagagagaaggagagggtcaagaagaagaggaggaggaagacatcTGTTTTTCAAGATTTCGGGGGTGCATAGACTTTCCACGGCTTGGGACTATTTTAGTGAGACAAAGAGAAAGGACTTTAACATCCCAGTAACAACCAACGTGGTACAAATACTTACGAAAATCCAGCCAAATACCGGTAGACATCGTCAACCGTCACCACAACCGTTACTActgccacaacaacaacagcctgaCACCTTAACCATGGCGACCACCGGCATGCAGCTCCTGGGCCTGATCTTGTCTCTGGTTGGCTGGGTGGGCGGCTTCCTGGTATGCTCTGTTCCGCTGTGGCGCGTCACCGCCTTCATCGGCAACAACATCGTGACGGCTCAGATCATCTGGGAGGGGCTGTGGATGACCTGCATCGTCCAATCAACGGGCCAGATCCAGTGCAAGGTGTACGACAGTCTCTTGGCCCTGCCCAGCGACATGCAGGCGGCCCGGGGCCTCACCGTGCTCTCCGTCCTCCTCTGTGGCCTGGCCCTGGCTCTAGGTGTGGTGGGGGTAAAGTGCACCAAGTGTATTGGTCAGAATAGTCTGAAGGCTCGTATTGCAAGGATCTCCGGCTTTCTGTTCGGCATCGCTGGGTTTCTCTACCTGGTTCCTATCTGCTGGACGGCCCACTCCATTATCAGGGACTTCTATGATCCCCACGTGGCCGCGCCGCACAAGAGAGAGCTAGGCCCCGCCCTATACCTAGGCTGGGGGGCGTCGGCCTTGCTCCTGATTGGTGGGTCGCTGCTGTATGCGGGGTCGAGTCCTCCCGGCATCCCCGGGTCTCCGACCTTCAGCAGCGACAGCAGCCCCCGTAGAGGACCTGCTGCTCAGGTCAAAGGTTATGTCTGATCGGAATGCCACAAAACCCCATGATTCCATGATTCCGAGATTCTATGATTCCATGATTCCGCCCTGACAACATGAAAAACCCTCCTCTCTTAGTATTTATACTTTTTAATACTTTGGAAtgttaatgttattattattattcggtTGGTGCTTTTTGTCATTCTTTCAAAAGATGCACTAGGAGGTTATGAAGGGAATTGTGAAATCATTTTGCTATTTCATGTGTCCCTGTTGTCCTCCGATAACCCTattgtctgtcagtctgtctgtctgtcagtgtaaaACCCAATAAAATCATCAGCCTTTCATTTCCTCTCTGGGAAACTCCTCTGTGTGAATTCATCTATTCTGGGATACAGTAGCCTGTATTCGCCTCAAACCAAAGGATTAGGATGGTCACCAAGAGTAAATGTCTTGGCATTGTAGTGGGCCAATGGAACATGTTGTCATGTCGTCACCATTGTGACCTGTGAGTGGTGGTGCAGATTGGAACGGAACAATAGAACAATGGggaactgtgtatgtgtgtacgtctgtgagtgtgtggtgtAGCGCTGATGGAGAGAGCACCAGCCAAGGGCCTTTTTTTCCCAACCAGCTACCACTCATCCTCCATCTCCCATCAGGTCATCACTACAGACTGTACAGTTATCTCCATGTTTCAATGTCTCCAGTCCAGTCTAGATATCAAAACCGGGCTCCTGTCCTCAGTTCTTAGGGGACACTGCCCGCGTCCcaaataccaccctattccctatacagttcCATGCTTTTGATGGAAGCATAGAGCTCTGGTTTAAAACTAGTGCACTTACAATGGGCTCTGATCAAacaaagtgcactatatagggaatagggttcaatatAATTTAAGACTCAGACTCCAGTCCAGTCCAGCAGAACCAGGCTCCTCACAAATGATTGGCTGACAATGACATCATCAGGTGATGATGTCATTGTTATCGTTGCCATACACCGTAAGACAGGGTTCGTCAGCTAGGGGTTTTTGCCTCGGGGCCCAAAAGGTTTTCAGAGCTAATGGTTGGCGGGCCGGAACACAATTAGCATATAACAGGAGCAAAGTTAATAGAGGCATACAGCACAAATGGAACAACGTTGTTTCTGAACACATGATTCATACGTAATACATTTAATGACAATAACATAATCATTTTGAATTGATTAAACTCCTAAAATCACCAATGTCTTCTTTATTCAGTTGTTATTGTTGTGAATGTCTCTGTGCGTTGATTGGCAGGGGGAAAACAGCTCTAGAATAGTCTACTGGAGGCTACGCTAGTTTGATTTACGTCAACATTCCTTCAGAACAATTACCTTCCATATACTGGAAGATCTGATGTCAAATCTCCAAACTGTTGATTGAGTACATTAGAAGAAATGACAAACATCTCTCCATTCAAacggtaagtgtgtgtgtgtgtgtgtgtgtgtgtgtgtgtgtgtgtgtgtgtgtgtgtgtgttttgttgaagCATGTCATGTGGGATGTGTTGAGCGCCAGTAATAACTATTGTATTCATGAGACATAGTTGACATCCTTCAGATTCTACAGTTGCAGCGCTGTTATAGCTACTTTAATTATGATAAGACATTTCATAAGATCTATCCATCTTATAAATATGACAACCCATCCAGCCCTACCAGCTAACAGTAGAGActagtagagacagagacacaatgTCACTGTATGGAGCATCAGCAGCACAGCCACAACAATGGCCTCCAGTGTTGTGAGTGCCAGGTAGTGACTCATACATAGAACTATAATCCACAGAAAagggcttggaacctctaaccctggaaatTTGACTTGTATATGGATGGGTACACTCACATtggctgccagtccacccataatgccatcattgacttgaatggggtgGGTCGTTCTATGCATTCTGCGTCTATGTACTCATCTATGACCTAAGTAGACCTATGTATACCagtgtagggaggaggagagtgtgATGAAATATAGCAAGGCAGTTCCTCTTATTCCTCATAACAATGTGATGGAATGGATAGATGGCTGGATAGGGCCTGATCACACTTGATGACGTAGGCCaataccacaggaggctgctgacggaaggatggctcataataatggctggaattgcgcaaatggaatggcatcaaccaaatggaaaccatggaaaccatgtgttctaTG
This sequence is a window from Oncorhynchus mykiss isolate Arlee chromosome 13, USDA_OmykA_1.1, whole genome shotgun sequence. Protein-coding genes within it:
- the cldnk gene encoding claudin k; the protein is MATTGMQLLGLILSLVGWVGGFLVCSVPLWRVTAFIGNNIVTAQIIWEGLWMTCIVQSTGQIQCKVYDSLLALPSDMQAARGLTVLSVLLCGLALALGVVGVKCTKCIGQNSLKARIARISGFLFGIAGFLYLVPICWTAHSIIRDFYDPHVAAPHKRELGPALYLGWGASALLLIGGSLLYAGSSPPGIPGSPTFSSDSSPRRGPAAQVKGYV